In the genome of Brassica napus cultivar Da-Ae unplaced genomic scaffold, Da-Ae ScsIHWf_867;HRSCAF=1232, whole genome shotgun sequence, one region contains:
- the LOC106382211 gene encoding phospholipase D zeta 2: MSTEKLLATNGVKSDGVIRRTAATANCLTGGSQIFEELPKAKIVSVSRPDTTDFSPLLLSYTLELQYKQFKWTLQKKASQVLYLHFALKKRLIIEELHDKQEHVREWLHSLGIFDMQGSVVQDDEEPDDGALPLHYTEDSVKNRNVPSRAALSIIRPTIGRSETVVDRGRAAMKGYLNLFLGNLDIVNSKEVCKFLEVSRLSFAREYGSKMKEGYVTVKHLREVPGSDGGRCCLPSQCLGCFGNSWAKVWAVLKPGFLALLEDPFSGKLLDIMVFDSLGFQGTKESPEQPRLAEQVKERNPLRFGFKVTSGDRTVRLRTTSCRKVKEWVKAVDEAGSYNPHRFGSFAPPRGLTSDGSQAQWFVDGHTAFEAIAFAIQNATSEIFITGWWLCPELYLKRPFQDHPSLRLDALLETKAKQGVKIYILMYKEVQIALKINSMYSKKRLQNIHKNVKVLRYPDHLSTGIYLWSHHDKIVIVDYQVCFIGGLDLCFGRYDTAEHKVGDCPPHIWPGKDYYNPRESEPNSWEETMKDELDRRKYPRMPWHEVHCALWGPPCRDVARHFVQRWNHSKRNKAPNEQTIPLLMPHHHMVLPHYLGTREIDIISTAKPEEDPNKPVVLSRQDSFSSASPPQDIPLLLPQETDADFATIGDIKFERGSRQALDGRDEYPGETSEESDRDETVNEWWWQIGKQSDCKCQIIRSVSQWSAGTNQPEDSIHQAYCSLIENAEHFIYIENQFFISGLEKDDTILNRVSEALYRRILKAHEENKCFRVVIVIPLLPGFQGGIDEFGAATVRALMHWQYRSISRDRTSILYNLKALLGPKTQDYISFYGLRSYGRLFEDGPIATSQIYVHSKLLIVDDRIAVIGSSNINDRSLLGSRDSEIGVVIEDKEFVESSMNGVKWMAGKFSYSLRCSLWSEHLGLQPGKVKMIEDPIKDATYQDLWMATAKRNTDIYDKVFSCIPNENIRSKAALRHNVALCKDKLGHTTIDLGIAPEKLKPCDSDSWEMLKETRGHLVCFPLHFMCNEEDLRPGFVETEFYTAPQVFH, encoded by the exons ATGTCGACGGAGAAACTTCTCGCCACTAACGGCGTTAAATCCGACGGCGTCATCAGAAGAACGGCGGCGACGGCGAATTGTCTTACCGGCGGAAGTCAGATATTCGAAGAGCTTCCGAAGGCTAAGATCGTCTCTGTCTCGAGACCAGACACGACTGATTTTAGCCCTTTGCTTCTTTCTTACACCTTGGAGCTTCAGTATAAACAG TTCAAGTGGACATTACAAAAGAAAGCTTCTCAAGTTCTTTACCTACACTTTGCTTTGAAGAAACGTTTGATCATTGAAGAACTCCACGACAAGCAAGAACAT GTTAGAGAATGGTTGCATAGCTTGGGGATCTTTGATATGCAAGGATCAGTTGTACAAGACGACGAAGAACCAGACGATGGTGCTCTTCCTCTGCACTACACTGAAGATAGTGTCAAGAACAG GAATGTTCCTTCCCGTGCAGCGTTATCAATCATCCGTCCAACGATAGGCCGATCAGAGACAGTTGTAGACCGTGGGAGAGCCGCAATGAAGGGCTACTTGAATCTGTTTCTAGGGAACTTGGACATTGTTAACTCCAAAGAG GTCTGCAAGTTCCTGGAAGTATCTAGACTCTCGTTTGCTAGAGAGTACGGTTCAAAGATGAAAGAAGGGTATGTCACAGTGAAACACCTGAGGGAAGTCCCCGGGTCTGATGGTGGCCGATGCTGTCTTCCTTCTCAGTGTCTAGGCTGCTTTGGTAATAGTTGGGCAAAG GTTTGGGCGGTTCTAAAACCTGGCTTCTTGGCATTACTTGAAGATCCGTTCAGTGGAAAACTTCTAGATATAATGGTGTTCGACTCATTAGGTTTCCAAGGTACAAAAGAGTCACCCGAGCAACCGCGTTTGGCTGAACAGGTGAAGGAACGCAACCCGTTGCGTTTTGGCTTTAAGGTTACAAGTGGTGACAGAACCGTGAGGCTGAGAACTACAAGCTGCAGGAAAGTCAAAGAGTGGGTTAAGGCCGTGGACGAGGCTGGTTCCTACAATCCACATAGGTTTGGTTCGTTTGCGCCGCCTAGAGGGTTGACATCAGATGGAAGCCAAGCTCAGTGGTTCGTGGATGGCCACACTGCGTTTGAAGCGATTGCTTTTGCAATCCAAAACGCTACATCAGAG ATATTTATCACGGGTTGGTGGTTATGCCCGGAGCTATATCTCAAACGCCCGTTTCAAGATCATCCGTCTTTGCGGCTAGATGCCTTGCTGGAGACGAAAGCAAAACAGGGCGTTAAG ATTTATATTCTTATGTATAAAGAAGTTCAAATCGCGCTGAAAATCAATAGCATGTACAGCAAGAAAAGGCTTCAAAACATTCACAAGAACGTGAAAGTTCTTCGTTATCCAGACCATCTGTCCACTGGAATTTACCTCTG GTCCCACCATGACAAGATAGTGATTGTAGATTACCAAGTCTGCTTCATTGGAGGGTTAGATCTCTGTTTCGGCCGGTACGATACAGCTGAACACAAAGTTGGAGATTGCCCTCCTCATATATGGCCAGGAAAAGATTATTATAACCCTAG AGAGTCTGAACCAAACTCATGGGAAGAAACGATGAAAGACGAGCTAGACCGTAGAAAATACCCTAGAATGCCGTGGCATGAGGTTCACTGTGCTCTCTGGGGACCGCCTTGTCGCGATGTGGCTAGACATTTCGTCCAGAGGTGGAACCACTCTAAG agAAACAAGGCACCTAATGAACAGACGATTCCATTGCTGATGCCTCATCACCACATGGTTCTTCCTCACTACTTGGGAACTAGAGAGATCGATATTATCTCAACAGCTAAACCAGAGGAAGACCCTAACAAACCTGTTGTTCTATCCAGACAAGACTCATTCTCATCTGCCTCACCTCCTCAAGACATTCCTTTGCTTCTCCCACAAGAAACCGATGCGGATTTCGCCACTATAGGAGATATTAAGTTTGAAAGAGGTTCAAGACAAGCCCTCGATGGTCGAGATGAATATCCTGGAGAAACTTCAGAGGAAAGCGATAGGGATGAGACTGTGAACGAGTGGTGGTGGCAGATAGGGAAGCAAAGTGATTGCAAGTGTCAGATCATCAGAAGTGTTAGCCAATGGTCAGCTGGTACTAACCAACCTGAAGATAGCATTCATCAAGCATACTGTTCACTCATCGAAAACGCTGAACATTTTATCTACATAGAG AACCAATTCTTCATCTCTGGGCTAGAGAAAGATGACACGATCCTGAACCGCGTTTCTGAAGCCTTATACAGACGCATTCTGAAGGCTCATGAGGAGAACAAGTGCTTCCGTGTCGTGATCGTTATACCGCTCCTCCCTGGATTTCAG GGAGGCATTGATGAGTTTGGAGCAGCTACGGTTCGAGCACTGATGCATTGGCAATACCGTTCGATCTCCAGAGACAGAACTTCGATTCTATACAACCTTAAAGCTTTGCTTGGTCCCAAGACGCAAGACTACATCTCCTTCTATGGTCTGAGGTCGTACGGACGGTTGTTCGAGGACGGTCCTATTGCCACTAGCCAGATTTACGTGCATAGCAAGCTACTGATTGTTGATGACCGGATTGCTGTGATTGGTTCTTCTAATATTAACGATAGGAGCTTACTAGGGTCACGAGATTCTGAG ATAGGAGTTGTGATTGAAGACAAAGAGTTCGTTGAATCTTCGATGAATGGAGTGAAGTGGATGGCGGGGAAGTTCTCGTATAGTCTCAGATGTTCACTTTGGTCGGAGCATCTTGGTCTTCAACCCGGAAAG GTGAAAATGATTGAAGATCCAATAAAAGATGCAACATACCAAGACTTGTGGATGGCCACGGCTAAGAGGAACACTGACATCTACGACAAAGTCTTCTCTTGCATACCTAATGAAAATATACGTTCAAA AGCTGCATTGAGACACAATGTGGCTCTTTGTAAAGACAAGTTAGGTCATACGACGATCGACCTTGGCATTGCACCTGAAAAGCTAAAACCGTGCG